A single window of Coffea eugenioides isolate CCC68of chromosome 7, Ceug_1.0, whole genome shotgun sequence DNA harbors:
- the LOC113777130 gene encoding AP2/ERF and B3 domain-containing transcription factor At1g50680-like, which produces MQEQSEISGAATNAIQEISDSNSNSYVIQNKRQKLDNKVDSPRFKGVVIQKNGRWGAQIYAHERIWLGTFKSEIEAAMAYDSAAIKLQGGDAYRNFPWTNITSEEPKFQSQFSTQAVLNMIKDGSYPVKFVEYLRAQSFIQSFATMPSNGGLVCKKLFHKELTPSDVGNLNRLVIPKKYALMYFPHLSCDAEESDEDIAGEDDAELVFFDRSMRSWKFRYCYWKSSQSFVFTRGWNRYVRNKGLQAKDVVSFSLFEFKNGSDEVQPIFMIDAEYHQSFRGGLMLNSSRDENNFPETEPNGSTKRGLKLFGVQII; this is translated from the coding sequence ATGCAGGAGCAGAGTGAGATTTCTGGTGCAGCAACAAATGCCATCCAGGAAATTTCTGATTCAAACAGTAATAGCTACGTGATCCAAAATAAGCGCCAAAAGCTAGATAATAAAGTTGATAGCCCAAGATTCAAAGGAGTCGTCATTCAAAAAAATGGACGCTGGGGAGCACAGATATATGCCCATGAACGCATTTGGTTAGGAACTTTCAAATCTGAGATCGAAGCAGCAATGGCATATGATAGTGCTGCCATCAAACTCCAAGGTGGAGACGCATACAGAAACTTTCCATGGACAAACATAACTAGCGAAGAGCCAAAGTTCCAGAGCCAATTCAGTACACAAGCAGTACTGAATATGATCAAAGATGGTTCTTATCCAGTCAAGTTTGTTGAGTATTTGAGGGCACAATCATTTATACAAAGTTTCGCGACAATGCCTAGCAACGGAGGATTGGTGTGCAAGAAACTGTTCCACAAGGAACTTACTCCTAGCGATGTTGGAAATCTTAATCGACTTGTCATACCAAAGAAATATGCATTAATGTACTTCCCTCATCTTTCTTGTGATGCAGAGGAGAGTGATGAGGACATTGCTGGTGAAGATGATGCTGAATTGGTTTTCTTTGACAGGTCAATGAGGTCGTGGAAATTTCGATACTGTTATTGGAAGAGCAGCCAAAGCTTTGTTTTCACTCGAGGATGGAATAGATATGTCAGGAACAAGGGATTGCAGGCGAAAGACGTCGTTAGTTTCTCATTGTTTGAGTTCAAAAATGGATCAGATGAGGTGCAGCCTATATTCATGATTGATGCTGAATATCATCAGAGTTTTCGTGGTGGTTTGATGCTGAATTCATCCAGGGACGAGAATAATTTTCCTGAGACAGaaccaaatggttcaacaaaaAGGGGATTAAAGCTTTTTGGTGttcaaataatttga